A stretch of Pseudomonas sp. 7SR1 DNA encodes these proteins:
- a CDS encoding TonB-dependent receptor, whose translation MSSRLTCRFLAPTRTLSLLTAAILMAGSVPAALAATATRSSTHNMGDYTFAITQQPLVSALNAFTAVTGWQVGLPAELADGVASPGVNGSLSPEKALERLLVGTNLSYRKLGSNNVVLEKSSAGSVLNLQQVTISATRQEQAIASVPSTVTAHDRQALDRNNVNTLKDLVRYEPGVSAGGAGQRGGISGYNIRGIDGNRILTQVDGVEIPDSFFNGPYAKTQRNYVDPEIVKRVEILRGPASVLYGSNAIGGAVSYFTLDPDDIIKPGSDVGARLKTGYSSADESWLKSATVAGRSGAFDGLLHYSQRDGHETESYGSHNGTGLDRTAANPEDVRTHNVLAKLGWNYDDDARLGLVYEKYKDDRDSDLKSAYGGPYANGQPAIPPAVLPGGMYQWRTGNDTISRERFGLEHSFALDSLLADRVKWSLNHQVAKTDQSTAEFYFPITRQVLRTRDTLYEEKQWVFDAQLEKAFSIAETDHALTYGTTLKQQKVTGSRSGNGVCLAVGVGCPTVGAISTRDVLAKASDFPDPTINTYSLFAQDQISWEKWTFTPGLRYDHTRLKPHLTEEFLNTVDPTSGGEVSDSNKTWHRVSPKFGLTYAFTDQYTWYGQYAEGFRTPTAKALYGRFDNPGAGYSVEPNPDLEPEKSKSYETGLRGRFDAGSFDVAVFYNKYRDFINEDAITPGADQLTFQSNNIKHATIKGAEVKGRLDLDVFGAPQGLYTQGSVAYAYGRNDDTGQPINSVNPLTGVFGLGYDQDGYGTLLSWTLVRKKNRVDDSNFNSPDGVSSQFKTPGFGILDLTGFYKVTDDVTVSGGLYNLTDKKYWLWDDVRGYDSVGEAAVLSPANLDRLTAPGRNFAVNLIWDI comes from the coding sequence ATGTCCTCTCGCCTTACTTGCCGGTTCCTTGCCCCTACCCGCACGTTGTCACTGCTGACCGCCGCCATCCTGATGGCCGGCAGCGTCCCGGCCGCCCTGGCCGCCACCGCCACGCGTTCGTCGACTCACAACATGGGCGACTACACCTTCGCCATCACCCAGCAACCGCTGGTCTCTGCCCTGAATGCCTTTACCGCAGTCACTGGATGGCAGGTGGGCCTGCCGGCCGAACTGGCCGACGGGGTCGCCTCGCCCGGCGTGAACGGTTCGCTATCGCCGGAAAAAGCCCTCGAGCGCCTGTTGGTGGGGACCAACCTGAGCTATCGCAAACTGGGCAGCAACAACGTGGTTCTGGAAAAGAGCAGCGCCGGCAGCGTACTGAACCTGCAACAGGTGACTATCAGCGCCACCCGCCAGGAACAAGCCATCGCCAGCGTGCCCAGCACCGTCACGGCCCATGACCGCCAGGCCCTGGACCGCAACAACGTCAACACCCTCAAGGACCTGGTGCGTTACGAACCCGGTGTCTCGGCGGGGGGTGCCGGCCAGCGGGGCGGCATCAGTGGCTATAACATCCGCGGCATCGACGGCAACCGGATCCTGACCCAGGTCGATGGTGTGGAAATACCCGACAGTTTCTTCAACGGCCCCTATGCCAAGACCCAGCGCAACTATGTCGACCCGGAAATCGTCAAGCGCGTGGAGATCCTGCGCGGCCCGGCCTCGGTGCTGTACGGCAGCAATGCCATCGGCGGTGCCGTCAGTTACTTCACCCTGGACCCGGACGACATCATCAAGCCCGGCAGCGACGTCGGCGCCCGGCTGAAAACCGGCTACAGCTCCGCCGACGAGAGCTGGCTCAAGTCCGCCACCGTCGCCGGCCGCAGCGGCGCATTCGATGGCCTGCTGCACTACAGCCAGCGCGACGGCCACGAAACCGAATCCTATGGCAGCCACAATGGCACCGGCCTGGACCGCACCGCGGCCAACCCGGAGGATGTACGCACCCACAACGTCCTGGCCAAGCTGGGCTGGAACTATGACGATGATGCGCGCCTGGGGCTGGTCTACGAGAAGTACAAGGATGACCGCGACAGCGATCTGAAAAGCGCCTATGGCGGCCCGTATGCCAATGGCCAGCCGGCCATTCCTCCCGCCGTGCTGCCCGGTGGCATGTACCAGTGGCGCACCGGCAACGACACCATCAGTCGCGAGCGCTTCGGCCTGGAACACAGCTTCGCCCTCGACAGCCTGCTGGCCGACCGCGTGAAGTGGAGCCTGAACCACCAGGTCGCCAAGACCGACCAGAGCACCGCCGAGTTCTATTTCCCCATCACCCGCCAGGTGCTACGCACCCGGGATACCCTCTATGAAGAAAAACAGTGGGTATTCGACGCGCAGCTGGAAAAAGCCTTCAGCATCGCCGAGACCGACCACGCGCTGACCTACGGCACCACCCTCAAGCAGCAGAAGGTGACCGGTTCGCGTAGCGGCAATGGCGTCTGCCTGGCGGTCGGCGTGGGCTGCCCGACCGTCGGTGCCATCAGTACCCGTGACGTGCTGGCAAAAGCCAGCGATTTCCCGGACCCGACCATCAATACCTACAGTCTGTTCGCCCAGGACCAGATCAGCTGGGAAAAGTGGACCTTCACCCCGGGCCTGCGCTACGACCACACCCGACTCAAGCCGCACCTCACCGAGGAATTCCTCAACACCGTCGACCCCACCAGCGGCGGCGAAGTCAGTGACAGCAACAAGACCTGGCATCGCGTTTCGCCCAAGTTCGGCCTGACCTACGCGTTCACCGATCAGTACACCTGGTACGGCCAGTACGCCGAAGGGTTCCGAACCCCGACCGCCAAGGCCCTGTACGGGCGCTTCGACAACCCCGGTGCCGGCTATAGCGTGGAACCCAACCCCGACCTGGAACCGGAAAAAAGCAAGAGCTACGAGACCGGCCTGCGGGGGCGTTTCGATGCCGGCTCCTTCGATGTGGCAGTGTTCTACAACAAGTATCGCGATTTCATCAACGAAGACGCGATCACGCCCGGGGCGGACCAGCTGACCTTCCAGAGCAATAACATCAAGCACGCCACCATCAAGGGCGCCGAGGTCAAGGGGCGCCTGGACCTGGACGTGTTCGGCGCGCCGCAGGGCCTGTATACCCAGGGCTCGGTGGCCTATGCCTATGGTCGCAACGACGATACCGGCCAGCCGATCAACAGCGTCAACCCACTGACCGGGGTGTTCGGCCTTGGTTATGACCAGGACGGTTACGGCACCCTGCTCAGTTGGACCCTGGTCCGGAAGAAGAACCGCGTCGACGACAGCAACTTCAACTCCCCCGATGGCGTCAGCAGCCAGTTCAAGACCCCAGGCTTCGGCATCCTCGACCTGACCGGGTTCTACAAAGTGACCGACGACGTCACCGTCAGTGGCGGGCTCTACAACCTTACCGACAAGAAGTACTGGCTGTGGGATGACGTGCGCGGCTACGACAGCGTCGGCGAGGCCGCGGTGCTGAGCCCCGCCAACCTCGATCGCCTGACCGCGCCCGGACGCAATTTCGCAGTGAACCTGATCTGGGACATCTGA
- a CDS encoding CoA transferase, protein MTDQLTSMQAALGLPMTPIPFTDEGALPSAFAVTELACASIAAAGQAVAELLHQQTGRRPSLEVDRRLASFWFSTSLRPLGWSVPPMWDPVAGDYATADGWIRLHTNAPHHRLAAEKVLGVCRDRDDMASKVALWNKAELEQAVVNAGGCAAEMRPWQAWQGHPQGKAVNAEPLVHFDASLDARPGPWLGTVARPLAGLKVLDLTRVLAGPIASRFLAGLGADVLRIDPPSWNEPGVVPEVTLGKRCTRLDLHRADDRAVFETLLKDADILLHGYRADALERLGYGAAQRQQLAPGLIDVSLNAYGWSGPWQNRRGFDSLVQMSSGIAEAGMGWKQADKPTPLPVQALDHATGYLMAASAIVLLSRRLANGPGGSARLSLARTAKLLIEHGAGAQTALRPENSADQGLLVEQTPWGPAHRLQVPLRITGTPLQWAAPATELGAHRPQW, encoded by the coding sequence ATGACCGATCAGCTCACGTCCATGCAAGCCGCCCTTGGCTTGCCCATGACCCCGATCCCCTTCACCGACGAAGGCGCCTTGCCCTCGGCATTCGCCGTCACGGAACTGGCCTGCGCCAGCATCGCCGCGGCCGGCCAGGCTGTCGCCGAACTGCTTCACCAGCAAACCGGCCGGCGTCCCTCTTTGGAAGTCGACCGGCGACTGGCCTCGTTCTGGTTCTCCACGTCCTTGCGCCCCCTTGGCTGGAGCGTGCCGCCGATGTGGGACCCGGTGGCCGGCGACTACGCCACTGCCGATGGCTGGATCCGCCTGCACACCAACGCGCCGCATCATCGCCTTGCGGCGGAAAAGGTCCTGGGCGTCTGCCGTGATCGCGACGACATGGCAAGCAAGGTCGCTCTCTGGAACAAGGCCGAACTGGAACAGGCCGTGGTGAATGCGGGCGGTTGCGCCGCCGAAATGCGCCCGTGGCAGGCATGGCAGGGCCATCCCCAAGGCAAGGCGGTGAACGCCGAACCGCTGGTGCACTTCGACGCCAGCCTCGATGCCCGGCCTGGCCCCTGGCTCGGTACCGTGGCGCGACCACTGGCGGGACTCAAGGTGCTGGACCTGACCCGTGTGCTGGCCGGTCCCATTGCCAGCCGCTTCCTCGCGGGCCTGGGGGCCGATGTCCTGCGCATCGATCCACCGAGCTGGAACGAGCCTGGCGTGGTGCCGGAAGTGACCCTGGGCAAACGCTGCACCCGCCTCGACTTGCATCGAGCCGACGACCGTGCAGTGTTCGAGACTTTGCTCAAGGATGCCGACATCCTCTTGCACGGCTATCGCGCCGATGCCCTGGAACGCCTGGGTTATGGCGCCGCGCAACGCCAGCAATTGGCCCCCGGGCTGATCGATGTGAGCCTCAACGCCTACGGCTGGAGCGGCCCTTGGCAGAACCGACGCGGCTTCGACAGCCTGGTGCAGATGAGCAGCGGCATCGCCGAAGCCGGCATGGGTTGGAAACAGGCCGACAAACCGACACCCTTGCCGGTGCAGGCGCTGGATCACGCCACGGGATACCTGATGGCGGCCAGCGCCATCGTGCTCTTGTCCCGTCGCCTGGCGAACGGCCCAGGCGGCTCGGCACGCCTGTCCCTGGCACGCACGGCAAAACTGTTGATCGAACACGGCGCGGGCGCCCAGACCGCGCTACGACCCGAGAACAGCGCCGACCAGGGGTTGCTGGTGGAACAAACGCCCTGGGGCCCGGCCCATCGGTTGCAGGTGCCGCTGAGAATCACCGGTACGCCTTTGCAATGGGCAGCGCCAGCGACCGAACTGGGTGCCCATCGCCCGCAATGGTGA
- a CDS encoding biliverdin-producing heme oxygenase, with amino-acid sequence MTTERPITRSQRLNQITHEPHSRLDALVKAHAPFETPASFARFVVAQYLFQSELVALYNDPQLSALIPDLSARCRAEAAKADLADLDTPVPAPVNGAVRHPTQAEALGWLFVSEGSKLGAAFLIKRAVALGMNETFGARHLAEPAGGRAEGWKTFTRTLDGLVFSERQEAEADKGALDAFNRFTVLLEHAYAAEPA; translated from the coding sequence ATGACCACAGAACGCCCCATCACACGCTCCCAACGCCTGAACCAGATCACCCACGAGCCCCACAGCAGACTCGACGCACTGGTCAAGGCCCACGCCCCGTTCGAAACCCCGGCCAGCTTCGCCCGCTTCGTCGTCGCCCAGTACCTGTTCCAGTCGGAACTGGTGGCCCTGTACAACGACCCGCAGTTGTCCGCGCTGATCCCCGACCTGTCGGCCCGCTGCCGCGCCGAAGCGGCCAAGGCCGACCTGGCGGACCTGGACACGCCGGTGCCGGCACCCGTGAACGGCGCGGTGAGGCACCCGACCCAGGCCGAGGCCCTGGGCTGGCTGTTCGTCTCCGAGGGGTCGAAACTGGGGGCTGCGTTCCTGATCAAGCGCGCCGTAGCCCTGGGCATGAACGAAACCTTCGGCGCCCGTCACCTGGCTGAACCGGCAGGCGGCCGCGCCGAAGGCTGGAAAACCTTCACCCGAACCCTCGACGGCCTGGTCTTCAGCGAACGACAGGAAGCCGAGGCGGACAAAGGCGCGCTGGATGCATTCAACCGCTTTACCGTGCTGCTGGAACACGCCTATGCGGCCGAGCCGGCTTGA
- a CDS encoding YbaN family protein produces the protein MLEPGHANRSPSKAARLFFTLLAYASLAIGLVAIVVPGLPSTEFILLAAWAATRGSPRLSAWLENHRWFAAMLRNWRNGKVIARRAKFGATASMLLCAGLMLALLDHRWPVYLALLGMGLGNLWIWSRPEHPPDKDASARWAVKRRPADF, from the coding sequence ATGCTTGAACCAGGACACGCGAACCGCAGCCCCTCGAAAGCCGCCCGGCTGTTCTTCACGCTCCTGGCCTATGCCAGCCTGGCCATCGGCCTGGTCGCCATCGTCGTGCCTGGCCTGCCGAGCACCGAGTTCATCCTGCTGGCCGCCTGGGCCGCGACGCGTGGCTCGCCGCGCCTGAGCGCATGGCTGGAGAATCATCGGTGGTTCGCAGCGATGCTGCGCAACTGGCGCAACGGCAAAGTCATCGCGCGCAGGGCCAAGTTCGGCGCCACCGCCAGCATGCTGCTCTGCGCCGGGCTGATGCTGGCGCTGCTCGATCACCGCTGGCCGGTTTACCTGGCATTGCTGGGAATGGGTTTAGGCAACCTCTGGATCTGGTCCCGCCCGGAACACCCTCCGGACAAGGATGCTAGCGCCCGCTGGGCGGTGAAGCGCCGCCCTGCGGATTTTTGA